One part of the Tenacibaculum sp. 190130A14a genome encodes these proteins:
- the secG gene encoding preprotein translocase subunit SecG encodes MTTYTLLLVLILIVAIALILIVMVQNPKGGGLSSSFGGGTQNIGGVQNTNTFLDRTTWTLAITMFALILLANFAIPRGNASDAPQLDSTLENVEATTPAETPATTDTTKDSVQ; translated from the coding sequence ATGACAACTTATACTTTACTTTTAGTACTTATCTTAATAGTTGCTATAGCTTTAATTTTAATCGTAATGGTTCAAAACCCTAAAGGTGGAGGATTATCTTCTTCTTTTGGAGGAGGAACTCAAAACATAGGAGGAGTACAAAACACAAATACATTTTTAGATCGTACTACTTGGACGTTGGCTATTACTATGTTTGCATTAATCTTATTAGCTAATTTTGCTATTCCTAGAGGAAATGCTTCAGATGCGCCTCAATTAGATAGTACTTTAGAAAATGTTGAAGCAACAACACCAGCTGAAACTCCAGCAACTACTGATACAACAAAAGACAGCGTTCAATAA
- the groES gene encoding co-chaperone GroES, with amino-acid sequence MGLNIKPLADRVLVEPAAAETTTASGIIIPDNAKEKPQKGTVVAVGNGKKDEPLTVKVGDTVLYGKYSGTELKLEGKDYLMMRESDIMAIV; translated from the coding sequence ATGGGATTAAACATTAAACCTTTAGCAGATAGAGTTCTTGTAGAACCTGCTGCAGCAGAAACTACTACAGCTTCAGGAATTATTATTCCAGACAACGCGAAAGAAAAACCACAAAAAGGAACTGTGGTAGCTGTTGGAAATGGTAAAAAAGATGAACCATTAACTGTAAAAGTTGGTGACACTGTTTTATACGGAAAATACTCTGGAACTGAATTAAAGTTAGAAGGAAAAGATTATTTAATGATGCGTGAGTCAGATATCATGGCAATCGTTTAA
- the groL gene encoding chaperonin GroEL (60 kDa chaperone family; promotes refolding of misfolded polypeptides especially under stressful conditions; forms two stacked rings of heptamers to form a barrel-shaped 14mer; ends can be capped by GroES; misfolded proteins enter the barrel where they are refolded when GroES binds), translating to MAKDIKFDVEAREGLKRGVDALANAVKVTLGPKGRNVIISKAFGAPHVTKDGVSVAKEVELEDELENMGAQMVKEVASKTNDLAGDGTTTATVLAQAIVKEGLKNVAAGANPMDLKRGIDKAVAAITEDLAKQAKEVGDSSEKIKQVASISANNDGVIGDLIATAFGKVGKEGVITVEEAKGTDTYVDVVEGMQFDRGYLSPYFVTNADKMIAELENPYILLFDKKISNLQEILPILEPVAQSGRPLLIIAEDVDGQALATLVVNKLRGGLKIAAVKAPGFGDRRKAMLEDIAILTGGTVISEERGFSLENATLDLLGTAETVTIDKDNTTIVNGSGDEEQIKARVNQIKAQIETTTSDYDREKLQERLAKLAGGVAVLYVGAASEVEMKEKKDRVDDALHATRAAVEEGIVAGGGVALVRAKKVLETITTDNLDETTGIQIVNRAIESPLRTIVENAGGEGSVVINKVLEGDKDFGYDAKSEAYVDMLEAGIIDPKKVTRVALENAASVSGMILTTECALVDIKEDTPAGGGMPPMGGGMPGMM from the coding sequence ATGGCAAAAGATATAAAGTTTGATGTTGAAGCACGTGAAGGATTAAAACGTGGAGTAGATGCTTTAGCAAATGCGGTAAAAGTAACTTTAGGACCTAAAGGTCGTAACGTAATTATTTCTAAAGCATTTGGAGCACCACATGTAACAAAAGATGGTGTTTCTGTAGCAAAAGAAGTTGAGTTAGAAGACGAGTTAGAAAACATGGGAGCTCAAATGGTTAAAGAAGTAGCTTCTAAAACAAACGATTTAGCTGGTGATGGTACTACTACTGCAACTGTTTTAGCTCAAGCAATTGTAAAAGAAGGTTTAAAGAACGTTGCTGCCGGAGCTAACCCAATGGATTTAAAGCGTGGTATTGATAAAGCGGTTGCTGCGATTACTGAAGATTTAGCTAAACAAGCTAAAGAAGTTGGTGATTCTTCAGAAAAAATTAAACAAGTTGCTTCTATTTCTGCGAATAACGATGGTGTTATTGGTGATTTAATTGCTACTGCTTTTGGTAAAGTTGGTAAAGAAGGAGTTATTACTGTTGAAGAAGCTAAAGGAACTGATACCTATGTTGATGTTGTAGAAGGAATGCAATTTGACAGAGGGTATTTATCTCCTTACTTCGTTACAAACGCAGACAAAATGATTGCTGAATTAGAAAATCCATATATCTTATTATTTGATAAGAAGATTTCTAATTTACAAGAAATTTTACCAATCTTAGAACCAGTTGCTCAATCTGGTCGTCCTTTATTAATTATTGCAGAAGATGTAGATGGACAAGCCTTGGCTACTTTAGTAGTTAACAAGTTAAGAGGTGGTTTAAAAATTGCTGCTGTTAAAGCTCCTGGATTTGGAGATAGAAGGAAGGCAATGTTAGAAGATATTGCTATTTTAACAGGTGGTACTGTTATCTCTGAAGAAAGAGGTTTCTCTTTAGAAAATGCAACTTTAGATTTATTAGGAACTGCTGAAACTGTAACTATTGACAAAGACAATACTACTATTGTAAATGGTTCTGGTGATGAAGAGCAAATCAAAGCACGTGTAAACCAAATTAAAGCACAAATTGAAACGACTACTTCTGACTATGATCGTGAAAAGTTACAAGAGCGATTAGCTAAATTAGCTGGTGGTGTTGCTGTATTATATGTAGGTGCAGCTTCTGAAGTAGAAATGAAAGAAAAGAAAGATCGTGTTGATGACGCGTTACATGCTACTCGTGCAGCAGTAGAAGAAGGTATTGTTGCTGGTGGTGGTGTTGCTTTAGTTCGTGCGAAAAAAGTATTAGAGACAATTACTACTGATAACTTAGATGAAACTACTGGTATACAAATTGTAAATAGAGCTATTGAATCTCCATTAAGAACAATTGTAGAAAACGCAGGTGGAGAAGGATCTGTTGTTATTAACAAAGTTTTAGAGGGAGATAAAGATTTTGGATATGATGCTAAATCTGAAGCTTATGTAGACATGTTAGAAGCAGGAATTATTGATCCTAAGAAAGTAACTCGTGTTGCTTTAGAAAATGCAGCTTCTGTATCTGGAATGATTTTAACTACTGAATGTGCTTTAGTAGATATTAAAGAAGATACTCCTGCTGGTGGTGGAATGCCTCCAATGGGTGGTGGAATGCCAGGAATGATGTAA
- a CDS encoding DUF3179 domain-containing protein, which translates to MRFLVLFLTVLICSCSSSNEEFTPNNNSNNGSGSGAGSGTNSGNNSGNTANQWIVSVSQIIDAGPGKDGIPSLDTPVFIDINTQSYLNDDDLIVGITINGKSKAYPYKILNYHEVVNDIVGGSNLTISHCPLTGTSFGWSRIINGEVTTFGVSGLLYNSNLILYDRKTDSNWFQMGEICANGELRGRIPTGVKVIETTLGEWKKFYPNSEVLSKEQGFSKPYDKYPYRGYLEDDDLLLFPVSPINDRLPKKERVFAVITGATSKVYRRESFGEGLAKKDVYKGEKLLIVGNKDLITCFQLNESQEDLVFEYTEEGEGVMFKDNEGNKWSPFGLALEGPRKGTILRPKKSLMTFWFAVAAFFPEPILDD; encoded by the coding sequence ATGAGATTTTTAGTATTGTTTTTAACAGTTTTAATATGTTCTTGTTCTTCTTCCAATGAAGAATTTACTCCGAATAATAACTCGAACAATGGCTCAGGTAGTGGAGCAGGATCTGGAACCAACTCAGGAAATAATTCTGGGAATACGGCCAATCAATGGATTGTTTCCGTTAGCCAGATTATTGATGCCGGACCTGGGAAAGATGGTATTCCTTCGTTAGATACTCCTGTGTTTATAGATATCAATACACAGTCTTATTTAAATGATGATGATTTAATTGTAGGTATTACAATTAATGGAAAATCAAAAGCTTATCCGTATAAAATTTTGAACTATCATGAAGTGGTCAATGATATTGTTGGAGGTAGTAATTTAACTATTTCACATTGTCCCTTAACAGGAACGTCTTTTGGTTGGAGTAGAATTATAAATGGAGAAGTAACCACTTTTGGAGTTTCGGGGTTGTTATATAATTCAAATTTAATTTTATACGATAGAAAAACTGATAGTAATTGGTTTCAAATGGGAGAAATTTGTGCTAATGGAGAATTAAGAGGAAGAATACCAACTGGTGTAAAGGTAATAGAAACAACTTTGGGAGAATGGAAAAAATTTTATCCAAACTCAGAAGTTTTGAGTAAAGAACAAGGGTTTAGTAAACCATATGATAAATACCCATATAGAGGGTATTTGGAAGATGATGATTTATTGTTGTTTCCGGTTTCTCCAATAAATGACCGTCTACCAAAAAAAGAACGTGTTTTTGCCGTAATTACTGGAGCTACTTCTAAAGTTTATAGAAGAGAATCATTTGGAGAAGGTTTGGCAAAGAAAGATGTGTATAAAGGAGAGAAATTATTAATAGTAGGAAATAAAGATTTAATCACATGCTTTCAGTTAAATGAAAGTCAGGAAGATTTAGTTTTTGAATATACAGAGGAAGGAGAGGGTGTAATGTTTAAAGATAATGAAGGAAATAAATGGAGTCCTTTTGGATTAGCTCTAGAGGGGCCTCGAAAAGGAACTATCTTAAGGCCCAAAAAATCATTAATGACTTTTTGGTTTGCTGTGGCCGCCTTTTTTCCAGAACCAATATTAGATGATTAA
- a CDS encoding polyprenyl synthetase family protein, protein MKPVEQIKLPITKEMELFETKFKDSMLSKVPLLNRITYYIVRRKGKQMRPMFVFLVAKMVSNGGFDERTYRGASVVELIHTATLVHDDVVDDSNRRRGFFSINALWKNKIAVLVGDFLLSKGLLLSIDNEDFDLLKLISIAVREMSEGELLQIEKARKLDITEEVYFEIIRQKTATLIAACCGIGAASVGANNETVQQMRKFGEYIGIAFQIKDDLFDYTEDKIGKPTGIDIKEQKMTLPLIYTLNNCSPKEKSWLINSVKKHNTNKKRVKEVIAFVKANGGLEYTVTKMHDYKNKALAILDNYPESEYKSSLLQMIDYVVERKI, encoded by the coding sequence ATGAAGCCAGTAGAGCAAATAAAACTTCCCATAACGAAAGAAATGGAACTCTTTGAAACAAAGTTCAAGGATTCCATGTTATCTAAAGTTCCATTATTAAATAGAATAACCTATTATATTGTTCGCCGTAAAGGAAAACAAATGCGACCAATGTTTGTGTTTTTGGTAGCAAAAATGGTTTCTAATGGAGGCTTTGATGAGCGTACCTATAGAGGAGCTTCTGTGGTAGAATTAATTCATACTGCTACTTTAGTACATGATGATGTCGTAGACGATAGTAATAGGCGTCGCGGTTTTTTTTCAATTAATGCACTTTGGAAAAATAAGATAGCAGTGTTAGTTGGAGATTTTCTATTATCTAAAGGTTTGTTGCTTTCAATAGATAATGAAGATTTCGACTTGCTAAAGCTTATTTCTATTGCGGTAAGAGAAATGAGTGAAGGAGAGCTGTTACAAATTGAAAAAGCTCGTAAGTTAGATATAACGGAAGAAGTTTATTTTGAAATTATTAGGCAAAAAACGGCTACCTTAATTGCTGCATGTTGTGGTATTGGAGCGGCATCTGTAGGAGCTAATAATGAAACTGTACAACAAATGAGAAAGTTTGGAGAGTATATTGGAATTGCTTTTCAAATAAAAGACGATTTATTTGATTATACAGAAGATAAAATCGGAAAACCAACGGGAATTGACATTAAAGAACAAAAAATGACACTTCCTTTAATCTACACATTAAACAATTGTTCACCCAAAGAAAAGAGCTGGCTCATTAATTCTGTTAAAAAACATAATACCAATAAAAAGAGGGTGAAAGAAGTGATAGCTTTTGTAAAGGCTAATGGAGGTCTGGAATATACGGTTACGAAAATGCATGATTATAAGAATAAAGCATTGGCTATTTTAGACAATTATCCAGAATCTGAATATAAGAGTTCTTTACTACAAATGATTGATTATGTGGTTGAAAGAAAAATTTAA
- the rlmN gene encoding 23S rRNA (adenine(2503)-C(2))-methyltransferase RlmN, which yields MTTKKKDIRALTKDQLREFFVNNGDKAFRGNQVYEWLWHKAAHSFDDMTNISKATREMLDRNFVINHIEVDTMQRSNDGTIKNAIKLHDGLVVESVLIPTEKRTTACVSSQVGCSLDCKFCATARLKRMRNLNADEIYDQVVAIDKQSRLYHNHKLTNIVFMGMGEPLMNYNNVIKAIEKITSEEGLGMAARRITLSTSGVPKMIKKMADDEVRFNLAVSLHSAIDEVRTSIMPFNATFPLEDLKEALEYWYEKTKRKVTYEYVVWNGINDRKEDIDALIKFCGYIPCKVNLIEYNPIDDGEFQQASERALNNYISNLEMHDITVNVRRSRGKDIDAACGQLANKS from the coding sequence ATGACAACAAAGAAAAAAGATATACGTGCTTTAACTAAAGATCAACTTCGAGAGTTTTTTGTGAATAATGGTGATAAAGCTTTTAGAGGAAATCAAGTGTATGAGTGGCTTTGGCATAAAGCGGCGCATTCTTTTGATGATATGACTAATATTTCTAAGGCTACAAGGGAAATGTTAGACAGAAACTTTGTAATCAATCATATTGAAGTAGATACCATGCAGAGAAGTAATGATGGTACTATAAAAAATGCCATTAAATTGCATGATGGATTGGTGGTTGAATCTGTTTTAATTCCAACAGAAAAAAGGACTACAGCTTGTGTGTCTAGTCAAGTAGGATGTAGTTTAGATTGTAAGTTTTGTGCAACAGCTCGTTTAAAGAGAATGCGTAACTTAAATGCAGATGAAATCTATGATCAAGTAGTTGCAATAGATAAACAAAGTAGATTGTATCACAATCATAAATTAACAAATATTGTATTCATGGGAATGGGAGAGCCATTAATGAACTACAATAATGTTATAAAAGCAATTGAAAAAATTACTTCGGAAGAAGGTTTAGGAATGGCAGCACGAAGAATTACATTGTCTACGTCGGGTGTTCCTAAAATGATAAAGAAAATGGCCGATGATGAAGTACGTTTTAATCTAGCAGTTTCTTTGCATTCTGCAATAGATGAGGTACGTACATCTATTATGCCGTTTAATGCTACATTTCCTTTAGAAGATTTAAAGGAGGCACTAGAGTATTGGTATGAAAAGACCAAGAGAAAAGTGACTTATGAATATGTGGTATGGAATGGTATTAATGATAGAAAAGAAGACATAGATGCATTAATTAAGTTTTGCGGTTACATACCCTGTAAAGTAAATTTAATAGAATATAATCCTATTGATGATGGAGAGTTTCAACAGGCATCTGAACGTGCTTTAAATAACTACATTTCAAATTTAGAAATGCACGATATAACCGTAAATGTTCGTCGTTCTAGAGGGAAAGATATTGATGCAGCTTGTGGTCAATTAGCAAATAAAAGCTAA
- the queA gene encoding tRNA preQ1(34) S-adenosylmethionine ribosyltransferase-isomerase QueA, whose protein sequence is MKLSNFNFELPAELLAEYPSEHRDEARLMVLHRDTQKIEHKLFKDLINYFDEGDVMMLNNTKVFPARMFGNKEKTGARIEVFLLRELNAEHRLWDVLVDPARKIRIGNKLFFGEDESLVAEVIDNTTSRGRTLRFLFDGSYEEFRKKLLELGETPLPKYIKRDVEPEDEQRYQTIFAKNEGAVAAPTAGLHFSKHLMKRLEIKGIDFAEMTLHVGLGTFNPVEVEDLSKHKMDSEQIVIPQNSCDVVNNAIETKRKVCAVGTTVMRTVESSVSASKRLNAYEGWTNKFIFPPYDFSIANCMVTNFHTPKSTLLMMVSAFAGHDFIMEAYQEAVKEKYKFYSYGDAMLIL, encoded by the coding sequence ATGAAGTTATCAAATTTTAATTTTGAACTGCCAGCAGAGTTATTGGCAGAGTATCCATCAGAACATAGAGATGAGGCGAGATTAATGGTATTACATAGAGATACCCAAAAAATTGAGCATAAACTTTTTAAAGATTTAATCAATTATTTTGATGAGGGAGATGTAATGATGTTAAACAATACGAAAGTATTTCCTGCAAGAATGTTTGGTAACAAAGAAAAAACAGGAGCACGTATTGAAGTATTTTTATTACGTGAATTAAATGCTGAACATCGTTTATGGGATGTATTAGTAGATCCTGCTCGTAAAATTAGAATTGGTAATAAATTATTCTTTGGAGAAGACGAAAGTCTAGTAGCCGAGGTAATTGATAATACAACTTCAAGAGGTAGAACTTTACGTTTCTTATTTGATGGGTCTTATGAAGAGTTTCGTAAGAAATTATTAGAATTAGGAGAAACTCCATTACCAAAATATATCAAGCGTGATGTAGAACCTGAAGATGAGCAAAGATATCAGACGATTTTTGCTAAAAATGAAGGAGCAGTAGCAGCTCCAACAGCTGGATTACATTTCTCTAAGCATTTAATGAAGCGTTTAGAAATTAAAGGAATTGATTTTGCTGAAATGACATTGCACGTAGGATTAGGAACTTTTAATCCAGTAGAAGTAGAAGATTTATCAAAGCATAAAATGGATTCTGAGCAAATCGTTATTCCGCAAAATTCATGTGATGTTGTAAATAACGCTATTGAAACAAAACGTAAAGTATGTGCTGTAGGAACTACAGTAATGAGAACGGTAGAATCTTCAGTATCCGCTTCTAAAAGATTAAATGCATATGAAGGATGGACTAACAAGTTTATTTTCCCTCCATATGACTTTAGTATTGCAAATTGTATGGTAACAAATTTCCATACACCTAAATCAACATTATTAATGATGGTTTCTGCATTTGCTGGACATGATTTTATTATGGAAGCTTACCAAGAAGCAGTAAAAGAAAAATATAAATTTTATTCTTACGGTGATGCAATGCTGATCTTATAA
- a CDS encoding 3-phosphoshikimate 1-carboxyvinyltransferase, translated as MDLQLTTQHRTLKENITISGSKSESNRLLILQKLFTSLKIENLSDSDDSNHLLEALQSNNDTVNIGHAGTAMRFLTAYFSCQEGKEVVLTGSERMQNRPIGILVDALRSLGATIEYVAKEGYPPLKITGQKLKKNKVQINGNVSSQYISALSLVAPSLDKGLEIELIGKITSVPYINMTLSLLDELGVKNSFESNVIRIYPKEELEEKTIIVESDWSSASYFYSLVALSELGSTIELTAYKQNSLQGDSCLASIYEHFGVTTTFKENSIILTKEKEVKTTSLELDLKNAPDIAQTIAVTCFGLGVSCNLFGLHTLKIKETDRLEALKDELTKFGAVISVTNESLHLESSNEMNKDVTVKTYEDHRMAMAFAPLALKVPLRISEAMVVTKSYRNFWNDMQKIGMNIEQVK; from the coding sequence GTGGATTTACAATTAACTACTCAACACAGAACTTTAAAAGAAAATATTACTATTTCAGGCTCAAAAAGTGAGTCGAATAGATTACTGATTTTGCAAAAACTATTTACTAGTTTAAAGATTGAAAACCTATCTGATTCAGATGATTCAAATCATTTGTTAGAAGCGTTACAGTCTAATAATGACACAGTTAATATTGGTCATGCAGGTACAGCTATGCGGTTTTTAACGGCCTATTTTTCATGTCAAGAAGGTAAAGAAGTTGTGTTAACAGGTTCTGAAAGAATGCAAAATAGACCAATTGGTATTCTAGTTGATGCATTAAGAAGTTTAGGAGCAACTATAGAATATGTAGCCAAAGAAGGGTATCCACCATTAAAGATTACAGGACAGAAGCTTAAAAAGAATAAGGTTCAAATAAATGGAAATGTAAGTAGTCAATATATATCGGCATTATCATTAGTAGCGCCAAGTTTAGATAAAGGGTTGGAGATAGAACTGATAGGGAAAATAACTTCCGTTCCTTATATAAATATGACACTTAGTTTACTAGACGAGTTAGGAGTTAAAAATTCGTTTGAAAGTAATGTGATTCGTATTTATCCGAAAGAAGAGCTTGAAGAAAAAACAATCATAGTTGAATCAGATTGGAGTTCTGCGTCTTATTTTTATTCGTTAGTTGCATTGAGTGAATTAGGTTCTACAATAGAATTAACTGCTTATAAACAAAACAGTTTACAAGGAGATAGTTGTTTAGCTTCAATTTATGAGCATTTTGGGGTAACTACCACTTTTAAAGAGAATTCTATAATACTTACAAAAGAGAAAGAAGTAAAAACAACTTCGTTAGAGTTAGATCTAAAGAATGCTCCAGATATTGCTCAAACCATTGCAGTTACTTGTTTTGGATTGGGAGTTTCGTGTAATTTATTTGGACTACATACTCTAAAAATTAAAGAGACAGATAGGTTAGAAGCATTAAAAGATGAGTTAACCAAATTTGGAGCAGTAATTTCTGTGACAAATGAGTCTTTACACTTGGAGTCTTCTAATGAGATGAATAAAGATGTAACGGTTAAAACCTATGAAGATCACAGAATGGCCATGGCTTTTGCTCCACTAGCATTAAAAGTGCCTCTTCGAATTTCAGAAGCAATGGTAGTAACAAAATCTTATAGAAACTTTTGGAATGATATGCAGAAGATAGGAATGAATATTGAGCAGGTAAAATAA
- the rfbC gene encoding dTDP-4-dehydrorhamnose 3,5-epimerase: protein MNFVKTDIPDVIIIEPRVFKDERGFFFESFNQKIFEENIMRVDFIQDNESKSTRGVLRGLHFQKPPYTQAKLVRCIQGEVLDVAVDMRKESPTYGKYVSVLLSEENKKQVFIPRGFAHGYIVLSEEALFAYKVDNVYAPKHDTGIQWNDPDLNIDWKIIEKDIILSEKDKNLGSLKEFDSPF, encoded by the coding sequence ATGAATTTTGTTAAAACAGATATTCCTGATGTTATCATTATAGAACCAAGAGTTTTTAAAGATGAACGTGGTTTTTTTTTCGAGTCATTTAACCAAAAGATTTTCGAAGAAAATATAATGAGGGTTGATTTTATTCAAGACAATGAGTCGAAATCAACTAGAGGAGTTTTAAGAGGGCTACACTTTCAAAAACCACCCTATACACAAGCAAAATTAGTTCGCTGTATTCAAGGTGAAGTTCTAGATGTCGCAGTAGATATGAGAAAGGAATCGCCTACATATGGAAAGTATGTTTCAGTGCTGCTTTCTGAAGAAAACAAAAAACAAGTCTTCATTCCTAGAGGTTTTGCTCACGGTTATATTGTACTTTCTGAGGAAGCCCTTTTTGCTTATAAAGTAGACAACGTGTATGCACCAAAGCACGATACAGGAATTCAATGGAATGATCCAGATTTGAATATAGATTGGAAAATAATAGAAAAGGACATTATTTTATCAGAGAAGGATAAAAATTTAGGTTCACTAAAAGAATTCGATTCACCTTTCTAG
- a CDS encoding DegT/DnrJ/EryC1/StrS family aminotransferase, with protein sequence MDKIWLSSPHMGGGEQKYVQEAFDTNWVAPLGPNVNGFEQDLESYVGEEAKVACLASGTSALHLALILANVENGDEVICQSMTFSASANPIKYQGATPIFVDSEKETWNMCPLALEKAIENGISKDKKPKAVIVVHLYGMPAKMDEISALCKKHEITLIEDAAEALGSTYKGQKCGTFGDFGILSFNGNKIITTSGGGALVCKTEEAKQKTIFLATQARDNAPHYQHSQIGYNYRMSNIVAGIGRGQMEVLDKHIELRRANHKFYSELFQGVQGIKVFTEPNETFFSNHWLSSIVVDSSVTGFSREDMRLALLEYNIESRPLWKPMHLQPVFKDCEYFGGNVSEDLFNDGLCLPSGSNLTDSDRERIKDAICKLLAK encoded by the coding sequence ATGGATAAAATTTGGCTTTCTTCACCACACATGGGAGGAGGTGAACAGAAATATGTACAAGAAGCATTTGATACGAACTGGGTGGCCCCTTTAGGACCAAATGTAAATGGTTTTGAGCAAGACTTAGAAAGCTATGTTGGAGAAGAAGCTAAAGTAGCATGTTTGGCCTCTGGAACATCAGCCTTACATTTAGCATTGATTTTAGCAAATGTTGAAAATGGTGATGAGGTAATTTGTCAAAGCATGACTTTTTCAGCATCGGCTAATCCAATAAAATATCAAGGAGCTACGCCGATTTTTGTAGATAGTGAAAAGGAAACATGGAATATGTGCCCTTTAGCTTTAGAAAAAGCAATTGAAAACGGAATCTCGAAAGATAAAAAACCCAAAGCAGTTATTGTAGTTCATTTATATGGTATGCCTGCTAAGATGGATGAAATTTCGGCTCTTTGTAAAAAACACGAAATAACTCTTATTGAAGATGCTGCTGAAGCACTTGGGTCTACATACAAAGGACAAAAGTGTGGAACCTTTGGAGATTTTGGTATTTTATCATTCAATGGAAATAAAATTATTACAACTTCTGGAGGAGGAGCTTTAGTTTGCAAAACAGAAGAAGCTAAACAAAAAACCATTTTCTTGGCAACACAAGCAAGAGATAATGCACCACATTATCAACACTCGCAAATAGGTTATAATTACCGTATGAGTAATATAGTTGCAGGTATTGGTCGAGGACAAATGGAAGTGTTAGATAAACATATAGAATTAAGAAGAGCAAACCATAAGTTTTATAGTGAACTTTTTCAAGGTGTTCAAGGAATAAAAGTATTTACTGAGCCTAACGAAACCTTTTTCTCTAACCATTGGTTAAGTTCTATTGTGGTAGATAGTTCTGTAACTGGTTTTTCAAGAGAAGATATGAGACTAGCCTTGTTAGAATATAACATAGAGTCTCGTCCTTTATGGAAACCGATGCATTTACAACCAGTGTTTAAAGATTGTGAATATTTTGGAGGAAATGTGTCTGAAGATTTATTTAATGATGGATTATGTTTGCCTTCTGGATCTAACTTAACCGATTCAGATAGAGAAAGAATTAAAGATGCAATTTGTAAACTATTGGCTAAATAA
- a CDS encoding acetyltransferase, translating into MNKSKYFLYGASGHGKVILEILESLDIKVEGFFDDGERVQNSILNTPVLGKFLTYDWDQNDTIIISIGNNIIRKKVSNELKVSFGKAIHQKSIISPSSSIDEGTVVMGGAVVNAQTTIGKHCIINTNASIDHDCVIEDFVHISPNVALAGNVKVKAMSHIGIGASIIQGVVIGENVTIGAGTVVINDVPDNTVVVGCPGRVIKYKEIENG; encoded by the coding sequence ATGAATAAATCAAAATACTTTTTATACGGAGCGAGTGGACATGGTAAAGTCATTTTAGAAATTCTTGAATCTTTAGATATAAAGGTAGAAGGTTTTTTTGATGATGGAGAGCGCGTTCAAAATAGTATTTTAAATACTCCCGTGCTGGGAAAGTTTTTGACTTATGATTGGGATCAAAATGATACAATAATTATTTCAATAGGGAATAATATCATAAGAAAGAAAGTATCGAACGAATTAAAAGTTTCTTTTGGAAAAGCAATTCATCAAAAATCTATAATTTCGCCAAGTTCATCAATAGATGAAGGGACAGTTGTAATGGGAGGAGCAGTAGTAAATGCTCAAACAACAATCGGAAAGCACTGTATAATTAATACAAATGCAAGTATTGATCACGATTGTGTTATTGAAGACTTTGTGCATATTTCACCCAATGTTGCTTTAGCTGGAAATGTAAAGGTAAAAGCAATGTCGCATATTGGAATTGGAGCAAGTATTATTCAAGGTGTAGTTATAGGTGAAAATGTTACAATAGGAGCAGGGACTGTAGTTATTAATGATGTTCCTGATAATACAGTAGTTGTTGGTTGCCCAGGAAGAGTTATAAAATATAAAGAAATAGAAAATGGATAA